The Brassica oleracea var. oleracea cultivar TO1000 unplaced genomic scaffold, BOL UnpScaffold00847, whole genome shotgun sequence genome has a segment encoding these proteins:
- the LOC106320197 gene encoding importin subunit alpha-1-like, producing the protein MSLRPNEKTHVRRNSHKVAVDTEQSRRRRESNLVEIRKSRREEILKKKRLHVTQEAPHDSTLPSPAASVDKMLRNLIGLVAGVSSDDPLSQLESLNQFRLILSTSKNPPIGMVIESGVVRRFVEFLNKDDSPWLQLEAAWILTNIASGTRKHTQVVIDHGAVPIFIKLLASPDEDVREQAVWALGNVAGDSPQCRDYVLECGAMMQLLAQLNKHSTLSMITNATWALSNFCRGKPKPAFELVSPALPVLERLVHSDDEEVLADACWSLSFMSDGGEEEIQSVIEAGVVPRVVELLRHPCPSVVSPALRTIGNIVSGNTQQTQCVINCGALPILVKLLTQNYKKSIKRDVCWTIANITAGIKEHIQLVIDATMIPSLVHLAQYAEFDIKKEALCAISNATRGGSHEQIKYLVEQRCIKPLCDILVCQDPSVISVCLDGLENILKVGEVEKSRGHLNYSQLVEDGEGLEKIEKLQSNDNNEIYEKAVKILETCWVEQDDDEETQQEQDAGDDGSHLSIEFGRKRVQVPPGGFNFG; encoded by the exons ATGTCGCTGAGACCCAACGAGAAGACCCATGTCCGTCGAAACAGTCACAAGGTGGCTGTGGATACAGAGCAAagccgaagaagaagagagtccAATCTAGTCGAAATCCGCAAAAGCAGACGCGAAGAAATCTTGAAGAAGAAGCGACTCCATGTTACGCAAGAAGCTCCTCACGATTCCACTCTTCCTTCCCCCGCCGCCTCCGTTGATAAAATG TTGAGGAACCTCATTGGTCTTGTCGCTGGAGTTTCGTCGGATGACCCATTATCGCAGCTCGAGTCCCTTAACCAGTTCAGGCTGATTCTATCGACCAGCAAGAATCCTCCTATTGGCATGGTGATAGAATCTGGTGTTGTGCGTCGTTTCGTTGAGTTTCTTAACAAGGACGATTCACCTTGGCTTCAGCTTGAGGCGGCTTGGATTCTAACGAACATTGCTTCTGGGACACGTAAGCACACCCAAGTGGTTATTGATCACGGTGCTGTTCCAATATTTATCAAGCTTCTTGCTTCCCCTGATGAAGATGTCCGTGAACAG GCTGTATGGGCGTTGGGTAACGTTGCTGGTGACTCACCACAATGCCGTGACTACGTTCTTGAGTGTGGTGCAATGATGCAACTCTTGGCTCAGCTGAATAAGCACTCTACGTTGTCAATGATTACAAACGCCACCTGGGCTTTGTCTAACTTTTGCCGTGGCAAGCCTAAGCCAGCGTTTGAACTAGTCTCACCTGCTCTCCCTGTATTAGAACGACTTGTTCATTCGGATGATGAAGAAGTCTTGGCAGATGCTTGCTGGTCGCTTTCGTTTATGTCtgatggtggagaagaagagattcaAAGTGTGATTGAAGCTGGTGTTGTCCCAAGAGTAGTTGAACTTCTCCG acatCCTTGTCCAAGTGTGGTTTCTCCTGCACTTCGTACCATTGGGAATATAGTTTCTGGAAATACTCAACAGACTCAG TGTGTGATCAATTGTGGAGCGTTACCCATTCTTGTCAAGCTTCTTACTCAAAACTATAAGAAGAGCATAAAGAGGGATGTCTGCTGGACAATTGCAAACATCACTGCAGGCATTAAAGAACACATTCAG TTAGTTATTGATGCAACTATGATTCCAAGCTTGGTACATCTTGCTCAATACGCTGAGTTTGACATAAAGAAAGAAGCTCTATGTGCAATATCAAACGCTACCAGAGGCGGTTCTCATGAACAAATCAAGTACTTGGTGGAGCAGAGGTGCATAAAGCCTCTATGTGATATCTTGGTGTGTCAAGATCCAAGTGTCATCTCGGTGTGTCTGGACGGGTTAGAAAACATTTTGAAGGTTGGAGAGGTGGAGAAGAGTAGAGGACATTTGAACTATTCTCAACTGGTTGAAGATGGGGAAGGGCTAGAAAAGATTGAGAAGCTGCAGAGTAATGACAACAATGAGATCTACGAGAAGGCTGTGAAGATTCTTGAGACGTGTTGGGTTGAACaggatgatgatgaggagaCACAACAAGAACAAGATGCAGGTGATGATGGTTCTCATCTAAGCATCGAATTTGGAAGGAAACGAGTTCAAGTACCTCCTGGAGGATTCAACTTCGGTTGA
- the LOC106320196 gene encoding uncharacterized protein LOC106320196, producing MSRTRVRAVTHRDLVPNPKTTDLSSKTGIFVVVLTILFGLSCFVLCLYAEATRSQATWGSKTCVYNGSGKTPLLCGAIAFVGLAVAMVGLHMYLLIAVTTSSPLVLDTWDPDSVPAKTLTFQAAFFFVSTWLCFGVGEVLLLVALSVESGHLKNWSKPKPSCLVIRQGLFSAAGVFSLLTVFLATGLYLTALQAHRISKDLENTHREILEASVLYASPPRSPTNRMGTVAREGPATVRDESTSLGYLVSLKQLPYIV from the exons ATGTCGAGAACAAGAGTACGAGCTGTGACCCATCGAGATCTTGTTCCAAATCCTAAAACCACCGATCTCAGCAGCAAAACCGGTATTTTCGTAGTGGTTTTGACCATACTCTTTGGCCTCTCCTGCTTTGTTCTCTGTCTCTATGCCGAAGCCACGAGATCTCAG GCGACATGGGGAAGCAAAACGTGCGTGTACAACGGTAGCGGTAAAACACCGTTGTTGTGCGGTGCGATCGCGTTCGTGGGACTAGCGGTGGCGATGGTGGGCTTGCACATGTACTTACTTATAGCAGTCACCACATCGTCGCCTCTTGTTCTAGATACGTGGGATCCTGATTCTGTTCCTGCGAAGACACTAACTTTTCAAGCAGCCTTCTTCTTCGTCTCAACCTG GCTTTGCTTTGGCGTTGGAGAGGTTCTGCTATTAGTGGCACTTAGTGTGGAATCAGGACATCTAAAGAACTGGTCTAAGCCAAAACCTAGTTGTCTAGTGATTCGACAAGGCTTGTTCTCAGCCGCAGGTGTGTTCTCACTCCTAACCGTCTTTTTAGCCACGGGACTTTACCTAACGGCTCTTCAAGCACATAGAATCTCTAAAGATCTTGAAAATACACATAGAGAAATTCTCGAAGCATCAGTTCTTTATGCATCTCCTCCGAGATCACCCACTAATCGGATGGGTACGGTGGCTCGAGAAGGTCCTGCTACCGTTAGAGATGAGTCAACGTCTTTAGGATACCTTGTTTCTCTAAAGCAACTTCCATATATAGTCTAG